In Juglans regia cultivar Chandler chromosome 5, Walnut 2.0, whole genome shotgun sequence, the following are encoded in one genomic region:
- the LOC109011784 gene encoding uncharacterized protein LOC109011784, with protein sequence METEGMQEQRRRTRGPSRCIFFDKLRKNGKVQLKINDGETAPCCEHASMFTTRVSWIVKQYCDMSYKRWSDVPPAIKEELIDRVRSDFVLDWDRANHRLTVTKALRKRFNSFHHDLHKIYESYGSHVEALANGTSLVDPIVWVKLCERWGSDAFKKMSAQNRENRKKQVINHTSGRKSFVRLLEQKRNENGNLVDFYKETRWSKKKNAFVTDATESTYKEMQGRLDGLGQEQCSDEAAATVFREVLGHRPGYARGLGEMVIPESSRQRDKLQMQQYMSEAEKHKKDSEQYRKDAEQYKKDAEAYKSQLDEMRTELRELREHQIQNHNVMQSFLRAFPSFTESVRQTQCNDSPGP encoded by the exons ATGGAGACCGAAGGAATGCAAGAACAGAGGAGACGAACTCGTGGGCCATCTAGATGCATTTTCTTTGACAAGCTAAGGAAGAACGGGAAAGTGCAGTTGAAGATAAATGATGGTGAGACAGCCCCATGTTGTGAACACGCCTCTATGTTCACAACACGAGTATCGTGGATTGTGAAACAATACTGTGACATGAGTTACAAGCGTTGGTCGGATGTGCCACCAGCGATTAAAGAGGAGCTCATCGACCGTGTTCGG AGTGACTTTGTGTTGGACTGGGATCGCGCAAACCACCGATTGACGGTGACAAAGGCCTTACGTAAGCGCTTCAACTCCTTCCACCACGACTTGCACAAGATTTATGAATCCTATGGAAGCCACGTAGAAGCGTTGGCTAATGGAACTAGTCTAGTGGACCCCATTGTATGGGTGAAGTTGTGTGAAAGGTGGGGTAGCGATGCCTTCAAG AAAATGTCAGCTCAAAATCGGGAGAACCGAAAGAAGCAGGTCATTAACCACACATCAGGACGTAAATCATTCGTCCGTTTACTTGAGCAAAAG CGCAATGAGAATGGGAATTTGGTCGACTTCTACAAAGAAACGCGTTGGtcgaagaaaaagaatgcatttGTCACAGATGCTACAGAAAGTACTTAT AAGGAGATGCAAGGTAGGTTGGATGGCCTAGGACAAGAGCAGTGTAGTGATGAGGCAGCAGCGACTGTCTTTAGGGAGGTTCTTGGCCATCGACCTGGATACGCACGGGGACTTGGGGAAATGGTCATCCCCGAGTCAAGTAGACAACGTGACAAACTTCAAATGCAACAATACATGTCTGAGGctgaaaagcacaagaaagattCTGAACAATATAGGAAGGATGCTgaacaatataagaaggatgctgaagCTTACAAGAGTCAGCTGGATGAAATGAGGACAGAGTTGCGGGAGCTGAGGGAgcatcagatacaaaatcacaatgtgaTGCAGTCTTTCCTTAGGGCTTTCCCATCGTTCACTGAGTCAGTTCGACAGACTCAGTGTAACGATTCCCCCGGCCCATAA
- the LOC109011785 gene encoding hemolysin A-like, whose translation MGCSCRPLSRRISTYTQLVGCDSCLRIHPYIFYVRWIKAQIRSPLRSYAVIKSGKIQLPKKKRRLDEICLERFQQYSRTFIQSWILQGKVFVDGKVVNKAGTPVSEKAVVQIMAEVPKYVCRAGYKLEAAIEQLGIDVSGKVALDSGLSTGGFADCLLQYGASFVYGVDVGYGQHTSL comes from the exons ATGGG TTGCTCCTGTCGTCCTCTGTCGAGAAGAATATCTACGTACACTCAGCTAGTGGGATGTGACAGCTGCCTAAGGATCCATCCATATATATTCTATG TGAGATGGATCAAAGCCCAAATTCGAAGTCCCTTGAGAAGCTATGCTGTTATAAAGTCAGGAAAGATTCAACTACCAAAGAA aaaaaggAGGCTGGATGAGATATGTCTTGAAAGGTTTCAGCAATACAGCCGAACATTTATTCAATCATGGATCTTACAAG GCAAAGTGTTTGTTGATGGAAAGGTGGTGAACAAAGCTGGAACACCAGTCTCTGAAAAAGCTGTTGTGCAGATAATGGCTGAAGTTCCAAAATATGTATGTAG AGCAGGATATAAGTTAGAAGCTGCTATTGAACAGCTAGGCATTGATGTTTCTGGTAAAGTAGCACTTGATTCAGGGTTGTCCACTGGTGGTTTTGCTGACTGCTTACTTCAGTATGGTGCATCATTTGTTTATGGAGTTGATGTAGGTTATGGCCAG CATACGTCTTTATGA
- the LOC109011783 gene encoding 60S acidic ribosomal protein P2B, translating into MKVVAAYLLAVLGGNTSPSADDLKNILGSVGAEADDDRIELLLSEVKGKDITELIAAGREKLASVPTGGGAAAFAAPAAAGAPAPAPAAAAESKKEEKVEENEDSDDDIIGLSLFD; encoded by the exons ATGAAGGTTGTCGCTGCGTACTTGTTGGCCGTGTTGGGAGGTAACACCAGCCCTTCCGCCGATGATTTGAAGAATATCCTCGGATCAG TTGGTGCTGAAGCCGATGATGATAGGATTGAGTTGCTCTTGTCTGAAGTCAAGGGAAAAGATATAACGGAGCTGATTGCAGCTGGAAGGGAGAAGTTGGCTTCAGTGCCAACTGGTGGCGGTGCTGCTGCTTTTGCTGCACCTGCTGCTGCTGGTGCACCGGCACCTGCacctgctgctgctgctgagtcaaaaaaagaggagaaagtgGAAGAAAATGAGGACTCCGATGAT GATATCATTGGTTTAAGCCTCTTTGACTAA